GAAGTTGCCACCATTAGTAAGCCCAATATTTTAACTAAACAACAGTCCAAGCGGGGAGATACCATAAAGTATCTCTTTGGCCTTGTAGATGGTCACGGTGTGGAAAGTGTTTTAATGAAGCATTCTTACGGCAACTCAGCCTGTGTATCCACCCAGGTGGGTTGCCGCATGGGTTGCAAGTTTTGCGCCTCCACCATGGAAGGATTAGTAAGAAACCTAACTGCTGCTGAAATCTATGATCAAGTTTTGGGTATCCAACAGGACACTGGGGAAAGGGTAAGTCATATTGTCATTATGGGAGCGGGCGAACCCCTGGACAATTATGATAATGTTATCAGATTTCTGGAAAATATTAACGCCCCCTATGGTCTTAACATAAGTTATCGCCATATTACCCTATCTACCTGTGGCATAGTTCCTAAAATTAAGGAATTAGCCCAGATAAAATTGCCCCTTACCCTGGCTATCTCCTTACATGCACCAAATAATGAGTTGCGAAATGAATTGGTGCCCATTAACCGCCGTTATCCTTTAGAGGAATTAATACCTGCCTGCCGGGAATATACCGAGGTTACCGGACGGCGGATTACCTTTGAGTATGCTTTGCTGGCCGGAGTAAATGATGGGGAGGAACAAGCCAAAGAGTTGATCTCCCTTCTTAAGGGAATGATGAGCCATATTAATTTGATTCCCGTCAATCCTGTGGAAGGACGGGGGTTCCAGAGAACACCCCCGGAAAAAGTTGAACAGTTTCGTAGTATCTTAGATAGGGCCGGCTTAAATGTCACTATACGTCGTGAATTAGGGACAGAAATAGACGCCGCCTGCGGGCAGCTCAGGCGGAGGTATGAACAGGTCCAGCAGGCCAAAGATTAAGGGCCAATTGCCGTCTGTCAAGATGAGGTGATTTCATGGGACTATTCTCCGGTCTGGAAAAGAGTTTAGAAAAATACATAGAGGGTTTTTTTAAACACAAATTCAGTTCTCAGGTCCGTGTGCAGCCCCATGACATTGCTAAGAAACTGGCCCGCACCATGCGTGACAAGAGGCGAGTCAGTGTGACTAATACTTATGTTCCAAACCGCTACAGGGTAGTTCTCAGCCAGGAGGATTTTGCCGACCTCCAGGCCGTGACCGGGCCTTTAGCAGAGGAATTGGCCGACCATCTGATCAAAAAGGCTGCCGAGAAAGAATTCACACTGGTTTCCCGCCCGCGGATAGAATTTATCCAGCAGGAAAACCTGCAGCCGGGTGATTTTATTGTTGAGAGCAGTTACGAAATGCCGGAACCGGATGCACAACAGAATTACGAAGTGCCCTATGAACAGGAAATAACCAAGGGTTTTCAACCCATTAGTGATACCGCGCCACTGCCTAATTTGCAACAAAGATTTTCTGCCAGTTTATTGGTGGAAGAGGGGGCAGATGCCGGAAGAGAAATCTTTTTAAGTGATATTCGTTGCAGCCTGGGTCGCAGGGATACCTGTGACATAGTTATCAATGATACAAGCGTCTCCCGCAGACATGCGCAAATAGAAAGGATCGGTGGCAGATACTGGTTAACCGATCTAAACAGCACCAACGGCACCTTTGTCAACGGGTTACCCATTGAGAAGATTGAACTTACTTCGGGAGATGTCATTACCGTAGGCAATACAGTTTTGATTTTTAAGGAGTTTTAGTGTGCTGGCACTTGGATTGACTATCTTAAGGGGCTTATTCCTCATACTGCTTTACATCTTCCTGTTTCGCTTAACCATCAGTATGTTGGAACAGATAAAGCAGGTAAGTGAAAGGGAAGAGTCACCGCAAACTAATTTACTCAAATCAACTCCCATTTCCACCGGTGGTGACGGTGCCATCTTACAGGTTGTCTCTTCGGGTGAAGAGGGTATTGTCCCTGGTACATTATATCCCTTAGGGGATGTTACCAATATTGGCCGGGGGCGTGGTAACCATATTCATTTGTCAGGCCATTATGCTTCGCAAGAGCATGCCCGTATTACTTATAGACAGGGGCAATACTGGCTGGAGGATTTGGGGAGTTTAAATCATACATTTCTCAATGAGGTGCCTGTTACCAAGGATATTGTCCTGGCCAACGGGGATAGAATTCGTATAGGAGAAGTAATTTTTCGCTTTGTGAGGTGGGCGTATGAAATGGAGTCAGAAAACTGATGTCGGAAAGGTTCGTTCCGGCAATGAGGATAGTATGTGCGCCTGCCCGGACATTGGTTTGTTCGCTGTGGCGGACGGTATGGGTGGTCATAAAGCCGGTGAAATTGCCAGTAGTACCGCCCTCACATATTTAGAAGAAAACTTGAGAGATGCTCTAAAGACCAGCCCGGATGTGGGGGTTACCCTGCAGCGTATCATGCAAGAGGCTAATTACCGGATTTATCGCCTGTCTTCTGAGTATGCAGAGTATAAAGGGATGGGAACCACGGTAACGGCGGGACTTATCATTGATAAGGATCTTTACCTGGTACACATTGGTGATTCCAGAGCTTACCTGCTACGGGGAGACACCATTACCCAACTTACTGATGATCATTCACTGGTGGCAGAAATGCTTCGCTATGGGGGCATTACTGAAGAACAGGCCGCCAACCACCCCCAAAAGAATGTTTTAACCCGTGCCATGGGCACTGCTCCCACTATAAAATTTGATTTTTATCAGATCAAGCTGCAGGCCCGGGATAAAATTCTCTTTTGTACCGATGGCTTAATTAATCACCTTAAGCCGGAGGAAATTAAGTTGGTTGTTCAGTCTCAGCCAGTGTTAGACAATTGTCTGGAGGAACTCCTGAAAATCGCCCTGGAACGGGGTGGCTTGGATAATATCGCCATGGTTTTGGTGGAGATTGAGTGAGTTACGGAGGATGATGTTTTTGCTGGTAAACCTGCGTAAAGAGGAACGCAGCCTGTTGTACTATATTACCGCCTTTTTGGCGGTGGGTGTACTGGTTCTTTATCTTGGACAACCGGAATTTAATACTGCTTACGAATTGGCCTTAAGCAGTGGCTACAAATTGCCCTTCTGGTGGTTTGTGGTGCTCCTCAGTATTGGTACCATGACTGCTTTTTGGCTTGTCAGTGTTTACTGGCGGGTGGCCGGCTTTAAATGTGATCCCTACTTAATGCCCATTACGGCTTCCCTGACTGCCCTTGGATTAATCTTTCTTTTTCGGCTGCGTCCCCAGTACGCTGAAAGACAATTTGCCTGGTTATTGCTTGGTCTGTTAGCCCTGGTTATGGTTACCACCCTGCTTCGTAAAATGGATTGGCTGGCGGATTATAAATATATTTATGTGGCAGCCGGTGTTATTCTGCTG
This region of Desulforamulus ferrireducens genomic DNA includes:
- the rlmN gene encoding 23S rRNA (adenine(2503)-C(2))-methyltransferase RlmN, translating into MRRNSNHKVNLRDLNLVELKQLMVQLDEKPFRAEQIAGWVFAKGAISFDQMTNLSKALRNRLAEVATISKPNILTKQQSKRGDTIKYLFGLVDGHGVESVLMKHSYGNSACVSTQVGCRMGCKFCASTMEGLVRNLTAAEIYDQVLGIQQDTGERVSHIVIMGAGEPLDNYDNVIRFLENINAPYGLNISYRHITLSTCGIVPKIKELAQIKLPLTLAISLHAPNNELRNELVPINRRYPLEELIPACREYTEVTGRRITFEYALLAGVNDGEEQAKELISLLKGMMSHINLIPVNPVEGRGFQRTPPEKVEQFRSILDRAGLNVTIRRELGTEIDAACGQLRRRYEQVQQAKD
- a CDS encoding FHA domain-containing protein, with product MLALGLTILRGLFLILLYIFLFRLTISMLEQIKQVSEREESPQTNLLKSTPISTGGDGAILQVVSSGEEGIVPGTLYPLGDVTNIGRGRGNHIHLSGHYASQEHARITYRQGQYWLEDLGSLNHTFLNEVPVTKDIVLANGDRIRIGEVIFRFVRWAYEMESEN
- a CDS encoding Stp1/IreP family PP2C-type Ser/Thr phosphatase, which codes for MKWSQKTDVGKVRSGNEDSMCACPDIGLFAVADGMGGHKAGEIASSTALTYLEENLRDALKTSPDVGVTLQRIMQEANYRIYRLSSEYAEYKGMGTTVTAGLIIDKDLYLVHIGDSRAYLLRGDTITQLTDDHSLVAEMLRYGGITEEQAANHPQKNVLTRAMGTAPTIKFDFYQIKLQARDKILFCTDGLINHLKPEEIKLVVQSQPVLDNCLEELLKIALERGGLDNIAMVLVEIE
- a CDS encoding FhaA domain-containing protein, with translation MGLFSGLEKSLEKYIEGFFKHKFSSQVRVQPHDIAKKLARTMRDKRRVSVTNTYVPNRYRVVLSQEDFADLQAVTGPLAEELADHLIKKAAEKEFTLVSRPRIEFIQQENLQPGDFIVESSYEMPEPDAQQNYEVPYEQEITKGFQPISDTAPLPNLQQRFSASLLVEEGADAGREIFLSDIRCSLGRRDTCDIVINDTSVSRRHAQIERIGGRYWLTDLNSTNGTFVNGLPIEKIELTSGDVITVGNTVLIFKEF